The Nocardia vinacea genome contains the following window.
CTACGCCACCGTCGACCAGATCAACCGCCCCGAGGTTCGGGTAATCGTCAACCGCGGCGGTACCAACGAAGCCTTCGCCCGCACCAACTTCCCCGAAGCCCAACTCACCATCTGGCCCGATAACCTCACCATCTACGACCAGCTCGAGCAACACAATGCCGACGTCTTCGTCACCGACTCGGTCGAGGGCCGCTACCGCCAACGCACCCACCCCACCCTCCAGGTCCTACACCCCGACACCCCCTTCGACTCCGCCCCCAAGGCCTACTTGCTGCCCAAGGGCGACACCCTCTTCAACACCGTCGTCAACACCTGGCTCGAATCCGAAATCCGCACCGGCAGAAGCAATCAGCTACTTGCCGACTGGATCGGCTGACAGGCATGACCGTCACGTCGAAACTCCCGTTTCCCCCGTTGCGTCCGACCTCGACATCAGAGCCTGGCATCATCCGAAGCAACGACTGGTCGGCGTTTCGTGAGCTGACCGAACTCCATGACCACTGGACGTTGAAGGGGTGGGCACCTGGCCGCTCCGGCTTCTACTGGTATCTGACGTTCAGTGATCCGACACTGGCCGATCTGGCCTCGAAGTGCCAGGTTCAACTCGGAACCGACACCCTCGACCACGTGCCTCTGGACAGCTTGCACCTCACAGTGCTGAGCATCGGCAACACCGATCAGGTATCCAATACCGAACTCACGCGATTGACCGAACTCACTCGTCAGCGGCTTGCCGGGATCAACTCATTCGACCTGAGCATCGGGCCTCTCGTCGGATCTCGCAGTGCCATCAGGTTTTCGGTTGCACCATGGGATCCCTTGCTCGAGCTCCACCGGTCACTCAGGGAATGCACCGCCGCGGTTCGTCCGAGCAGCCAATTGACTGAAACATCAGAATTCCGACCACATCTCGGAATCGCCTATATCAACGTACAACAGGTGGCCAACGGTCTGGTCGCCGCCGTCGAACAGCTGCGGGACCTCGCACCGGTGACGGTTCGGGTCGAGGATGTGCACCTTGTCGAACTGCGGCGCGATGGCAGACAGTACGTCTGGCGCGACCACGCGGTCATCCCGTTGGCCCGCTAGCCGCCCTCGGGCGCGGCGAATGATCGCGCCGACGAAGACCAATCGTGCAGGGCTCGCAGGTAGTCCCTCGACGCCGAAGTTGATACCGCCCCGATTACTTCGCCCAATTCGTGCGCACGCTGCCACACCGAACGGATCGGCCGGTCACTCGATGCAGCCAGCGCCTCCATCCCTAACTGCACAGCATGCTCGACCTCTGCGGACTGTCGCTGAATGAGCGCGGTCGCAACATCCAGACGGACCAGTGACCGACTCCAGACCGAGTCAGATTCGTCGACTCGATCTTCGACATATTGGCCGAACTGCAATGCCTGCTCGTAATCGCCGGCCGACAGATACGCAGTCGCAGCGTTTGCCATCAGTCGAGCCTCGCCATATGGGGCAAAAGTCAGTGCCGGTGTCAGGCCCGGCCCGCTTTTGTGCCCGGTCGCTATCTCGGTCGCGCGGTCGATCGCCTCTGCGACTCCAGCCGCGTCGCCCAGCTTGCCGAGCGCACGGGCAAGACCATTCGAGTACAGACGAATTGATTGAGGTCTCTGGCCCGACAGGCGGATCCCTTCGCGCGCTAGCGCAACCGACTCTGTGAAGCGACCTTCGTAATAGGCGCAGAAGCTCTCGGTGCCGAGAACCCAAGCCTGCAGATCGCGGTCCTCTGTACGTATCGCGATGGCTGATGCCTCTCGGCAATACATCTTGGCGCAGCCGAACATCCCTCGGTTGACCGCCATATACCCGAGGACACCGGACAACTGTCCCGCAAGCCGGTAGAGGTGCGCGATCTGCGCTGGATGGCGCCGCTGCTGCAGCAACTCCTCAACTCGTCGGCGCGCCGCGACCGCCTCCGGCGCCAGAACACGCGGGCCTTCGAGCTCGTAACGGTCGACCAGATCATCGATAGTGAGCGCCAAAACCGCAGCTATGTCGTCATCGGCGTGGAGGTCCCCGAGTCGCTGCATTCGCGCAGCAATCTCGAGGCCGGTCTCGAAGCCGTCGGCGTCGACTGATCGAAGCGGGGTTGGGGGAGCCGTCGACGTGTCGGGTATATCCGTCATGCTCGCCTTGAACCGCTGACGCTGGTGTTCATCGAGGCGCCCCAAGAGCGTATCCATCGCTGCTGCATACTCTCCGGCCAGAGTGATGGTCACACCCCTGCTTTCCCATTTGCGTATGACCGCTTCGGAGCACCCGATTTTCTCGGCGAACTCCTTTTGCGTCACACGCAGGGCAGCCAGGCGCATGACTTTAACCTCGACCCCTGTCCATCTGGTCACGATCATCGCGATTCGCCCACCCGTAATCGTCGGTCCCTAATCGCAGCGTAGAGGTTCCGTAGCGGTCGTGTGGCTTCAATCTCCCGGGAACCGGAGAGATGGTTTGTATACATCCCGGGAGCGAGTGTCTCGGCTACACCACGACGGGAGGAACGATGACCGATTCGAAACTGCCGCAACGTGATCCGTTCGTCGGACCGCCATCAATCTACACCGGCGCCCCGGCCGATGTGATCGGACGGTTCGCATGTGCGGTCCGCGAATGGGCGGACCAGCCCAGCAGTCGTCCCGGTGCCGGGGTGTCGCGTCCCCCGGCATCGGGCGCACCAACTAGGAGGGAGAATGATGCGTGGAGATAGGTTGCGTACCACGCGAACCCAGGATGGCCGCAAGACCGCGGTGTGGCAAATGGTGGACCGCGCTCCGCGGATCCTGCGCGCGCAATTCATCTTCGAATCGTTCACCGCATATCGCCTGCCCGCACAGACGCCACTTCCGGAAGCACAAGCCGGAACGATCATGTTCGAGCCGTATCCCGATCTGGTTACCGCTCGCGAGTTACTCCCCAAGCACGCCGATCTGTGGGACGCGCTTCGCGATGACTACTGGGCAGCGCTGACCAACACGGAGGACCTGCCGAAGAGCGACAAGACTTCGTGAGCGCTTGCTCACGCCCGAACGCTGTCCGGCAATCCGGACCACACGCATCCGACGACACGCGATATAAGCATGTGGCATGGAGATCTATTGCCCTGCAACGTAATTCAGGATGGAGTAAGTGGACATCCGTTTGTCTACTGACACCCGAGTGTGAGCCGCGGGCGCCCGGCTATTCAGCGGAACGGTTATCCTGCCACCGCTGCACCGCTGTTTGCACGGCTGCTTCGTCTTCGAGAGCGTGGGCTCCGGATGCGCCTGCGGCGCCGAGGATCAAGTCACCGTCGGTGATCAGAACACCGCCTGCCCATGGGACGAAGTCGCCGCCGTAGAGGTGCTGGATGCTGTCGACGATTCCGCCGGGCAGTTCGATCTGGCCGGAGGGGCGCAGTGCAAGCAGCGCGGTGCGCGCCTTGGCCATCGCGATTCGACTGGTCATAGGCATACCGCCGTCGCCTCGCCGCAGGGCGATCACCTCGCCCGCAAGGTCGACAACTGCCACCGCCAGCGGCGGAAACCCTCGCTCCGCACCGACCGCTAATGCGGTTTGCACCAGCCAATCCGCATCGGCCGACTTCAGTCCCGGAAAGCGCGGAGTACCAGACACGAACACGAAACTAACGCCGATAGCCCCGGCCGTCAAAGCAGCTACCCGCCGACCGTCCACGCCATCATCTCGTTCGTCGGGACCCGTTATTGACAGCAAATGGTCGAGCTGTCAACGTATCGGAGCACATCGGGGTACGTGATTCGGCTTGGTGCTCCGGTGTCGGCGAATCGGAGAGTGCTTGATGGGGTTTCTCGAACCCGACCTGCCTGTGGTCGATATGGCGGAGTGGAGTAAAGGCACTCGCAGTGAGCGGCTCCGGCCGATGGCGCGGCACTGGGCCGAGGTGGGATTCGGGACGCCGGTCGCGCTGCATTTGTTCTATGTCGGCAAGGTCTGTCTTTATATTCTCGGTGGCTGGCTGATCGCGTTGGCCACCAAGGGGATCGATGGATTCGCGAATGTCGATGTGCGTGCGTTGGAATGGAATGTCTTCTTGGCTTTCTCTCCGCGCCTAGAGGCGGGGGATTCCGACCTTCACAGGTCGGGTTTCCTGCTTCACCGGCGACTGCCGCGCCGACGACTGCCGGGTTGGTCTTACACCGCCTCCACAGGCAGCGACCACCAGCCCGGCGGCCAAAATATTCCTCGCGGCGTTGATGTCGCGATCGTGGGTCACACCGCACCGGCACACCCATTCCCGCACATCCAACGCCATAGCGTCGTTCACGGACCCACACGCCGAGCAGGTCTTGCTCGACGGGAACCACCGGTCCACGGCGATCACCTCACGCCTGTACCAGGCGGCCTTGTATTCCAGCATGGAACGCAACTGCGACCACGAGGCATCGGAGATCGCACGCGCCAGACTGTGATTGCCTAGCATCCCGGCCACGTTCAGATCCTCGATCACGATCGTTTGGTTCTCACGAACGAGGCGAGTACTGAGTTTGTGCAGATAGTCTCTGCGGCGGTCGGTGATACGAGCGTGGAGACGCGCCACCTTCCGGCGAGCCTTCTCGCGGTTCAACGAACCCTTGGCCTTGCGGGCAAGGGCGCGTTGAGCTTTCACCAGCCGCGCCTGTTCTCGCCGCTGATGTCTGGGATTGGTGATCTTCTCACCGGTCGACAACGCCAGCAGCGAGGTGATCCCGGCATCCACACCAACGACGCTGTCGGTGTGCGGATGGTCGGTGACCGCAGTCTCGGTGAGCACCGACACGAACCATCGGCCCGCGCCGTCACAAGACACCGTGACCGTGGACGGTTGCGCACCCTCGGGCAACGGCCGAGACCACACGATATTCAATGGGTCGGCCATCTTCGCGAGGGTGAGTTGCCCGTCACGGAATGTGAATGCCGACCGCGTGTACTCCGCCGAGGAGCGAGACTTCTTCCTCGACTTGAAACGCGGGTAACGCCCCCGCTTGTCGAAGAAACTCGCGAACGCGCCCTGCAGATGCCGCAATGCCTGCTGCAACGGCACCGACGACACCTCACCCAAGAACTTCAGATCATCGGTTTTCTTCCACGCAGTCAGCATCGCCGAGGTTTCGTTGTAGTTGACGCGACGCTGCTCGGTGTACCAAGCGGCAGTCCTGGCTTCCAGGGCCTTGTTGTAGACCAGGCGGACACATCCGAACGTGCGCACAAGCTCCCGCTCCTGCTGTTCGGTCGGATAGAAGCGGTACTTGAACGCCCGCTTCACCAACGTCTCCCCCATGCCTCACACGTTAACAGTTGGGTTGTGAAACGGTGAAATCCCTGCGTCAGAATTGTTTTCGGCACCGGACACGCTGGCGATGAACTCGACCCACCTCCTCTTCACAACTGAAGCCGGACGTCATCGCGCTACGGACATCGGATGATCTTCGGTGTGCTCGTATTGTTCGTCGCATCCGTATCGCCGGAAACCGTTTACCGTACGAGATTTCGTTCCTACCGGGAATGCGCTACTGCCTTGTCGACGCCGCCACCGGCGAATTCGAACGCGGCACAGTAAATGTCGCCGACATGGTGACCCGCCAACCCTGGGCCGATGACGTCCCGGTCCAGGTCATCCACACCGACCGCGACTGATCGGACGCAGCGTCTGCGGATCGTCACTCGAGCTCGTTGAACGGGCGCACGCCCGCTACCCCCAGTTCGACGCGAGTGGCGGCGATGAACTCGTCCTGCGCGGTCCATAACTGCTGGAACAGCTTCGGCGGAATTTCGCTCGCACTGTGGTTTGCGCGGGCCGCCGCGACTTGACGTGCCGCTGTGAGTATTTGCAGTCCGGTCGCAACTGTCTGTTCCGACTTGCACACGATCCTCAATGCGACCCACGCGGACTCGAGTCTCTCCTTATACGGTCGCCCGGCTTCGTCGAAAAACGGCATCAGCTCATCGGGTGCCTGAGGATGCGGAACGGCCGAGATCAGCGCGGTCGGCTCGAGCGCGAAGGCGACATACTGCCGGTAAGCCGATGCGAACTCGTTGTAGGTCGACAGCCTGATATCTCGCCACTCGCGCTGGTGATCACGGTGCCATTGCCGTTCTTGATTCCGGATCGTCAGCCACCCGCCGAGCACGACTCCCAACAGCACGGCCAGCGCGGATATTGCAGGTCCCAACACGCCTACGCGTCCCTCCCACGAACTACGGCAAGCATGAAACACGGAGTGCCCCAAGGGAAAGCAACAATAGCTCGTCGCGACCCTCGGGTGTCCGTATTCTGGCTTCATAGCGGCAGATCGGCCGGGGGGGCAAGCGTGGAGGGCCACGAAATGCGCAGTCTGGAAATGCGGTATCGCGATCTCGTTGCAGAAGTCGAGCGAGTCGACCATGCGAAGGTCAATGCCGATCAGCTCACCGAGCTGTATCGCCGTTTGGACCAGCTCGACTACGAACTACGGACTACGGTCGCGCATGGGTTGCGTCGCGAGCAGCTCACCCGGCTGAGCGAGGTGGCAGCGGACAAGCTGAGCGCCAGGGAGGCGCATGCCAAGGTTGCTCGTGACGTGGCGCAGGCGGCTGTGGCGCGACAAGCCCAGGCTGCCCAGTCCTCGATCGCAACCAGATCGCAGGCCAGGAGCTATCGGATGTAATCCGCGATTCCGCGCGGCCGTTCGGCCCACGCAGGCCCGTTGATGTAGACATGTACCGAGGCGACATCGACGAGGAGACAGGCCATGGACGTCAATGTGGGACGTGTCCGATGAGCGGTGACCCGCTTGTGCTGTTGCATGGTGTGGCGATGTCGGCGCGGGTGTGGGATCCGTTGATTCCGCAGCTGTCCGCCCGGTACCAGGTGCTCGCGCCGACTGCGCTGGGGCATCGGGGTGGGGCGGCGGTGTCGCGGCGCCCGGCGCGGATTACCGACTTTGTCGACGAGGTCGAACGGCTGCTCGATGAAAATGGTTGGGCAACAGCGCATCTGGTCGGGAACTCGCTCGGCGGGTGGACCGCTATCGAGTTGGCACGTCGGGGTCGTGCACGTACTGTCTGCGCGCTCTCACCCGCCGGATTCTGGGATGCGGGCGGTACCGGGCATGCCGATTCCTCCGCCACCATCGCGCGCAACGTCACCTTCGCGCGCCTGACCCGGCCGCTCGCACCGCTGACGCTACGGTCATCGCTGGTGCGGCGGTTGGCCTTGCGGGTCATCGCCGAACACGGCGATCGCCTCGAATCATCGGCCGCCGAGGGCATCGTCGCGGATCTGCTCGGTTGCACGGTCACCGATGATCTGCTCAATACCAAAGATGCGATTGCGGAGTTCGAGCGGCTACCTTGCCCGATTACCGTGGCCTGGTCGCAGGCCGACCGTATCTTTCCGGTAGCGGTCAATGGCGCGATCGCCCAGCAGCGCCTACCAGGCGTCACGTTCGAGGTTCTGCCCGGTGCCGGGCACGTCCCCATGATCGATGACCCGGAGTTGGTCCTGCGCACCATCCTGACCCGCACCAGCGAGGCTCCGTCTCCGGAGGATTCTCCACCGGAGCGGTGAGGTAACCACCGTTTCGGCGGTAGCCACATCTTGGGGCGAGTGTCGATTTCGTGGAGGATCGGTGCCGTGAGGAAGGCCGCCCAGAGAAGCTTGGGGCCCTTCCCACTGATGCACTTCTCGAGCAATCCGCGAACTTCTCTGTGTGGTCCGGTGTCGATCGGCGGGCGTAGCCTGCCGCATCGGATCGTGAATTGGGGGCAGTTCGGATGACGAATCGGGTGGGTATTGCGGCATTGGCGGCAGTGTCCGGGTCGATGCTGGCCTTCGGGGTGGCGGGGGCGCAGCAGCCGGATCTGTCGAACGGGTTTCGGTCGCCGTCCGGAAATATGACCTGTGTGGTTGCCGATAAGGGTGCGGTCTGTGAGATCGGCGACTATTCGTATGCGGCGCCGGCCAAGCCGAGCAACTGCTATCAGGCGTATGGCGACCGCATCGTGCTGTTCCAGGGGGATCCGGCGCGGTTCACCTGCCACGGTGACACGATCCGGGACAGCAGTCTGCCGATCCTCGACTACGGTCAGTCGTTCCGGTCCGGCGAAGTGGTCTGCGAGAGCCAGACGTCCGGTATGAAGTGCGCGAATACCCGTACCGGACACTGGTTCTCGCTCGCGCGGGAGGGCTATCAGCTGGGTTGATCGGATGGTGACGGGACCGGATCGCGCACCCGGTCCCGTCTCTCATCGGAATCTGTAGCGGACGCCGGTCAGTTCCTCGGACACGTCCCAGAGCCGCCCCTGCCGCCGGACATCGCGCGACCGTGCGCTGGATTCGACCCGCACGGGATTGCCCTGAATCTCGAATAGCCCTGAGGGGCCGTAATATTCGCCGCCTTTGACGTCCGGGTCCGTGGCGGCGCGGAGGGTGGGCAGCGCACCCATGGCGGGAGTGCGGCCGAACAAGCGGGCGATAGCGAGATTCGGCAACCGGAAGCCTGCGGGGGAGTAGCGGAAGATCTCGGTGCTCGCGCCACCGGGATGCGCGGCTGCGGCGATGGCCGGTGTGTCGGTGAGGCGGCGGTCGAGTTCATAGGTGAAGAGCAGGTTGGCGAGTTTCGATTTGGCGTAGGCATTTCCGGTCGGTGCGGCCGGGTCGTCGGCGTCGATGCAGCCGAACCGATGGCCGATGCTGCTGACCGTGACGATACGTCCGGCCGGCGCTGCGACGATCCTGTCGAGCAGCAGTCCGGTCAACGCGAAGTGGCCGAGATGATTTATGCCCCATTGGATTTCGAATCCATCGGCCGTGGTGCCGGTCAAGCCGGTCACGCCGGCATTATTGATCAAGAGGTCGATGCGATCGTAGCGATCGCGGATCGCCGCGCCCGCGTCACGGACCGACTCCAGCGCACCCAAGTCGAGTTCGGCGACGTCGATAGTTGCCTCGGGTACCAGCCTGCGGATCCGATCGGCCGCATCCTTGGCTTTGTCGGTGTTGCGGCAGGCCAGGACTACGACGGCGCCGTGTTCGGCCAGCGCCCGAGCCGTCTCGTAGCCGAGTCCGGTATTGGCCCCGGTGACCACGGCGATGCGTCCGCTCTGGTCAGGAATTTCGGTGTCGGTCCATCTGCTCATCAGCGTTGCTCCTAACATGAACGATGCGTTCACATTAAAGTGAACCAGTAGTTCATGTTCTGGGCAAGGAGAACCATGACCGAACGTCCTACGAGACGCGCCGATGCGCTGCGCAATCGGGAAGCAATCCGCACGGCCGCCCGCGATCTCGTGATCGACCGAGGCCCCGGCATCGGGATGGACGAGATCGCGGCGGCGGCGGGCGTTGCGGTCGGGACGCTCTACCGGCACTTCCCGACCAAAAAGGACCTCATCGACGCCATCGTCGCCGACCTGGCGGCCGTGATCGGCCGATCGCTGGACGCGGCGCTGGCCCGCGTCACCGACGGCACCGGTTCGGCGATCGACGAGATCGTCGCCCTGCTGCAGGCCGTCGTGCTCGATATGCGCCAGGAACGACTGCTCAGATTCGCCGTCGCCGGACTCGCCGAGGACGCACTGCAGGAAATCCAGCAGCGTGGCCGCGCCGCGGTCGAACAACTCGTCACCGCCGCCCACCGTGACGGTTCGCTCTATCCGGATATCACCGTCGACGATGTAATCCTGCTGCTGACCACCGCGCCCGACGACGCCGTAGCCCGAGCCGGACAACTCCGATGGCTGACCCTGGCGCGCCGCGCCCTCACACCCGTGGCCGAGCGGTGAAACTGTCGATAGTCAGAACGCGAGACAGGGAGGAGGCGCCATGCACTGGGATCAGATGTCCGCAACGCCCGATGAGCTCCGCGAGCGGGTGACGCGGGGGCGGCGCACTGCCGGGCAACTCGGGGTGCTCGGGTCGATCATCGATGCGGCGGAAGGTCCGTGGCTCGGTGCGATCGATACCGATGGCCGGGGTGCTGCGGAGTTGCGGATGCACCTCGCCGGGCGCTTCCGCCTCACCGCGGTGGTGACGAGTGCCGGAAAGTTCGACCTCGTACAGCTGACGGGACCGAGCGTCGATCGGGTGCTGTCGTCGAAGCCGTCGGTGCGGCGGGGGTGGGATGCGGACCAGCGCATGCCCAAACAGCCGGAGTGGCTGGATTACGTTGTGGGCTGGGTGATGTACGCCAGCGCGGAGATCGACCGTCGCGCGGTCGTCGAGTGGCGGCTGGCCGGGGCCGATCGGAAATTGGAGGCGATGAACGACACGGTGGACAACCTGCGCGCCGGCCTCCGAGAACGCGAACAGCTGCGGGACGAGCTGGCCGCCGAGGTCGCGGAGTTGCGCAATGAACTCGAATCCTTCACCGGGAGTACATAATCGTTCCCAGCGGTGGCAGATGGTCGCCCGCCGGGCACCCCCTGGTGTCAAGGGGTGCCCGGCGCATCGAATACCTTGTGCCGCAATCAATTGCGGCACACAACCTACTGTGCGTTCTGCCGCTTCGGCAGCTTCCAGCCCGGTCGCGGGAAGTGGCAGGTGTAGCCGTCCGGGTAGCGCAGCAGGTAGTCCTGGTGGTCGGGCTCGGCCTCCCAGAACTCACTCGCCGCGGTCACCTCGGTGACCACCTTGCCCGGCCACAGGCCCGAGTCATCGACATCGACGATGGTTTCCAGCGCGACGCGCTTCTGCTCGTCGTCGAGATAGAAGATCGCCGAACGGTAGCTGGAGCCGATGTCGTTGCCCTGGCGGTCCTTCGTCGTCGGATCGTGGATCTGGAAGAAGAACTCCAGCAGCGCCCGGTAGTCGGTCTGCGCCGGGTCGTAGATGATCTCCACGGCCTCGGCATGGCCCGGGTGGTTGCGGTAGGTGGGGTGATCGTTTTGCCCGCCGGAGTAGCCGACTCGCGTCGAAATAACCCCCGGCTGCTTACGAATCAAGTCCTGCATGCCCCAGAAGCATCCGCCGGCCAGAATCGCCTTTCGCGTGTCACTCATGACTTCGCCTCGCTGGCGCTCGGCTCCGTCACGACCAACAGGTCGGCTGTGTTGATTGTTCGCTCGCTGCGCTCGCTCACGCGTCCTCCTTCGTAAACAGGGTCCTGTACCGACCGTAGCCTTCCGTCTCGAGGTCATCGAGGTGGATGAACCGCAGGGCCGCCGAGTTGATGCAATACCGCAGGCCGCCCGCCGCGCGCGGTCCGTCGGTGAACACATGCCCGAGATGGCTGTCACCGTGCGTCGAACGCACCTCGGTGCGGATCATCAGATGACTGAAATCCCGCTTCTCGACGACGTTCTCGCTATCGATCGGCTTGGTGAAACTCGGCCATCCCGAACCGCTTTCGAACTTGTCGACCGAGGCGAACAACGGTTCACCGGAAACCACATCCACGTAGATACCCGGCTCGTGATTGTCCCAATACTCGCCCGTGAACGCCCGCTCGGTCCCGTCCTGCTGGGTGACGTGGTACTGCTCGGGCGACAGCGCCTCCACCGCGGCGGGGTTCCGGTTGTATTCCTGTGCCACCTGACCTCCTCATATCGGCCCCTCGTATAACCCGTGGTCCGATCCGGAAAGTCCCCGCCGAGCAGCGCGTCACACTTCTGTCATTATTGCCCGGCCAACACAGCGCGCAGTGTGCGTGCGAAGGCTTCGGGCTGGCCCGGGTATCCGTATTCGCCACCGAGGAAGCCGCCGTGATGGCTCGGGAATACGGTTGCCTGCCGGCCT
Protein-coding sequences here:
- the msrA gene encoding peptide-methionine (S)-S-oxide reductase MsrA — protein: MSDTRKAILAGGCFWGMQDLIRKQPGVISTRVGYSGGQNDHPTYRNHPGHAEAVEIIYDPAQTDYRALLEFFFQIHDPTTKDRQGNDIGSSYRSAIFYLDDEQKRVALETIVDVDDSGLWPGKVVTEVTAASEFWEAEPDHQDYLLRYPDGYTCHFPRPGWKLPKRQNAQ
- a CDS encoding RNA-guided endonuclease TnpB family protein, which codes for MGETLVKRAFKYRFYPTEQQERELVRTFGCVRLVYNKALEARTAAWYTEQRRVNYNETSAMLTAWKKTDDLKFLGEVSSVPLQQALRHLQGAFASFFDKRGRYPRFKSRKKSRSSAEYTRSAFTFRDGQLTLAKMADPLNIVWSRPLPEGAQPSTVTVSCDGAGRWFVSVLTETAVTDHPHTDSVVGVDAGITSLLALSTGEKITNPRHQRREQARLVKAQRALARKAKGSLNREKARRKVARLHARITDRRRDYLHKLSTRLVRENQTIVIEDLNVAGMLGNHSLARAISDASWSQLRSMLEYKAAWYRREVIAVDRWFPSSKTCSACGSVNDAMALDVREWVCRCGVTHDRDINAARNILAAGLVVAACGGGVRPTRQSSARQSPVKQETRPVKVGIPRL
- a CDS encoding TetR/AcrR family transcriptional regulator, producing the protein MTERPTRRADALRNREAIRTAARDLVIDRGPGIGMDEIAAAAGVAVGTLYRHFPTKKDLIDAIVADLAAVIGRSLDAALARVTDGTGSAIDEIVALLQAVVLDMRQERLLRFAVAGLAEDALQEIQQRGRAAVEQLVTAAHRDGSLYPDITVDDVILLLTTAPDDAVARAGQLRWLTLARRALTPVAER
- a CDS encoding oxidoreductase → MSRWTDTEIPDQSGRIAVVTGANTGLGYETARALAEHGAVVVLACRNTDKAKDAADRIRRLVPEATIDVAELDLGALESVRDAGAAIRDRYDRIDLLINNAGVTGLTGTTADGFEIQWGINHLGHFALTGLLLDRIVAAPAGRIVTVSSIGHRFGCIDADDPAAPTGNAYAKSKLANLLFTYELDRRLTDTPAIAAAAHPGGASTEIFRYSPAGFRLPNLAIARLFGRTPAMGALPTLRAATDPDVKGGEYYGPSGLFEIQGNPVRVESSARSRDVRRQGRLWDVSEELTGVRYRFR
- a CDS encoding heme-binding protein, with amino-acid sequence MSGTPRFPGLKSADADWLVQTALAVGAERGFPPLAVAVVDLAGEVIALRRGDGGMPMTSRIAMAKARTALLALRPSGQIELPGGIVDSIQHLYGGDFVPWAGGVLITDGDLILGAAGASGAHALEDEAAVQTAVQRWQDNRSAE
- the msrB gene encoding peptide-methionine (R)-S-oxide reductase MsrB, which produces MAQEYNRNPAAVEALSPEQYHVTQQDGTERAFTGEYWDNHEPGIYVDVVSGEPLFASVDKFESGSGWPSFTKPIDSENVVEKRDFSHLMIRTEVRSTHGDSHLGHVFTDGPRAAGGLRYCINSAALRFIHLDDLETEGYGRYRTLFTKEDA
- a CDS encoding 2'-5' RNA ligase family protein: MTVTSKLPFPPLRPTSTSEPGIIRSNDWSAFRELTELHDHWTLKGWAPGRSGFYWYLTFSDPTLADLASKCQVQLGTDTLDHVPLDSLHLTVLSIGNTDQVSNTELTRLTELTRQRLAGINSFDLSIGPLVGSRSAIRFSVAPWDPLLELHRSLRECTAAVRPSSQLTETSEFRPHLGIAYINVQQVANGLVAAVEQLRDLAPVTVRVEDVHLVELRRDGRQYVWRDHAVIPLAR
- a CDS encoding helix-turn-helix transcriptional regulator — translated: MIVTRWTGVEVKVMRLAALRVTQKEFAEKIGCSEAVIRKWESRGVTITLAGEYAAAMDTLLGRLDEHQRQRFKASMTDIPDTSTAPPTPLRSVDADGFETGLEIAARMQRLGDLHADDDIAAVLALTIDDLVDRYELEGPRVLAPEAVAARRRVEELLQQRRHPAQIAHLYRLAGQLSGVLGYMAVNRGMFGCAKMYCREASAIAIRTEDRDLQAWVLGTESFCAYYEGRFTESVALAREGIRLSGQRPQSIRLYSNGLARALGKLGDAAGVAEAIDRATEIATGHKSGPGLTPALTFAPYGEARLMANAATAYLSAGDYEQALQFGQYVEDRVDESDSVWSRSLVRLDVATALIQRQSAEVEHAVQLGMEALAASSDRPIRSVWQRAHELGEVIGAVSTSASRDYLRALHDWSSSARSFAAPEGG
- a CDS encoding alpha/beta hydrolase, with amino-acid sequence MSGDPLVLLHGVAMSARVWDPLIPQLSARYQVLAPTALGHRGGAAVSRRPARITDFVDEVERLLDENGWATAHLVGNSLGGWTAIELARRGRARTVCALSPAGFWDAGGTGHADSSATIARNVTFARLTRPLAPLTLRSSLVRRLALRVIAEHGDRLESSAAEGIVADLLGCTVTDDLLNTKDAIAEFERLPCPITVAWSQADRIFPVAVNGAIAQQRLPGVTFEVLPGAGHVPMIDDPELVLRTILTRTSEAPSPEDSPPER
- a CDS encoding DUF6636 domain-containing protein, which produces MTNRVGIAALAAVSGSMLAFGVAGAQQPDLSNGFRSPSGNMTCVVADKGAVCEIGDYSYAAPAKPSNCYQAYGDRIVLFQGDPARFTCHGDTIRDSSLPILDYGQSFRSGEVVCESQTSGMKCANTRTGHWFSLAREGYQLG